The following coding sequences lie in one Sorex araneus isolate mSorAra2 chromosome 4, mSorAra2.pri, whole genome shotgun sequence genomic window:
- the MARF1 gene encoding meiosis regulator and mRNA stability factor 1 isoform X1 gives MMEGNAAESPCSRTLGWLQRDGDAKPWLWKFSNCFSGPEQALPLSPQTEDYMENKKVAVELKDVPSPLRAGTKLFPAVPLPDTHSLQQPKLQLASVPRVSCCAHCASEPSTSPLRFGGGGGAGGGGEGSGGLVRAGSLLDAQSTRTITCQVGAGSAFPAAPPLQSASVRNGGGGGGGLTGDVPSVCLDGSLACKHLPCCGKLHFRSCPGTAHKLYPFPALQGCTSATYFPCSDFTSGVPGRLEEHLSPSELAPHLCTSSLHLNVVPPVCLKGSLYCEDCLNKPARNNIIDAAKVWPNIPPPNTQTAPVPLCNGCGTKGAGKETALLLATSLGKAASKFGSPEVALSGQVLENLPPIGVFWDIENCSVPTGRSATAVVQRIREKCFRGHREAEFICVCDISKENKEVIQELNNCQVTVAHINATAKNAADDKLRQSLRRFANTHTAPATVVLVSTDVNFALELSDLRHRHGFHIVLVHKNQASEALLHHANELIRFEEFISDLPPRLPLKVPQCHTLLYVYNLPAHKDGKSVGNRLRRLSDNCGGKVLSISGCSAVLRFLTQDSAERAQKRMENEDVFGNRIVVSFTPQNRDLCEAKGSGPLGDKAKSPRKQKGTKLCLLRDAGEPAPGARAAPGKGVPAGLGPAAKTLHVKSLQELCHLEPKMGARSSEPQPGHLRLVAPAHRSASAAPAPAPKASGLAEPVPKANPKKENPSRSAAASPVERQEREESLFQVSYPSAFSKLMASRQAGPLHAPQAWSRSVSPSLLNRASPLAFNVAGSSGSGGGGGGDCPDPFVNGADVQVSNLDYRLSRKELQQLLLEAFSRHGKVRAVELSPHTDYQLRATVQMESLQEAISAVNSLHRHKVGSKKILVSLATGTANKSLSLLSAEAMSILQDAPACCLPLFKFTDIYEKKFGHKLNVSDLYKLTDTVAVRDQGGGRLVCLLPSSQARQSPLGSSQSHDGSSANCSPIIFEELEYHEPVCRQHCADPDFSEHEFDPDSYKIPFVILSLKTFAPQVHSLLQTHEGTVPLLSFLDCYASEFGELDVVQESQGGVPLEHFITCVPGVNVATAQNGVKVVKWVHNRPPPPSSDPWLLRSKSPVGNPQLIQFSREVIDLLKSQPSCLTPISSFIPAYHHHFAKQCRVSDYGYSKLIELLEAVPHVLQVLGMGSRRLLTLTHRAQVKRFTQDLLKLLKSQASKQVVVREFSQAYHWCFSKDWDVTEYGVCELTDIISEIPDTTICLSQQDSETVICIPKRERTQDEIERTRQFSKDVVDLLRHQPHFRMPFNKFIPSYHHHFGRQCKLAYYGFTKLLELFEAIPDVLQVLECGEEKTLALTEGERFKALAAQLVKLLRSQKDNCLLMSDLLAEYAKTFGYTFRLQDYDVSSVSALMQKLCHVVKVTDVEAGKQVQLISRKSLRALTAQLLVLLMSREGDSAPSVRELRGQYEAAHGAPLNPCEYGFLSLAELLRSLPYLVEVFTDDRAEECVRLTSLYVFAKNVRALLQTYHYQQLFLHEFPTAYAKYAGEALLPQAYGHGSVEELLGAIPQVVWIKGHGHKRIVVLKNDMKGRVSSQGPSPADHEGRPSAPPRILEGPEFQLAVESDEHPLPDHQLLRLTDNSPVDLLCAPVPSTLPSPQLRPDPVILQPADLIQFEDHAQEPDETLVWSEGEPGETPAPTKNEDLPPTGGPPSASEPAAAPPSKGQAQSPARKPRHRVRLAANFSLAPVTKL, from the exons ATGATGGAAGGGAACGCAGCTGAGAGCCCCTGCAGCAGAACGCTTGGATGGCTTCAACGAGACGGTGACGCTAAGCCATGGCTTTGGAAATTCTCTAATTGCTTTTCTGGTCCTGAGCAGGCATTGCCACTTAGTCCCCAAAcg GAAGATTACATGGAGAACAAGAAAGTCGCGGTGGAGCTCAAGGATGTCCCGTCTCCCCTTCGTGCCGGCACCAAGCTCTTCCCAGCGGTCCCGCTTCCAGATACTCACTCCCTTCAGCAACCTAAGCTCCAGCTGGCCTCAGTGCCCAGAGTAAGCTGCTGCGCCCACTGTGCCAGTGAGCCCTCCACCTCGCCCCTGCGttttggtggtggcggtggtgccGGCGGCGGCGGTGAAGGTTCCGGGGGCTTGGTTCGCGCAGGCAGCCTGTTAGATGCGCAGAGCACCAGGACGATCACGTGTCAGGTCGGGGCCGGCTCGGCTTTCCCGGCGGCGCCCCCGCTGCAGAGCGCCTCGGTGCGGAACGGTGGTGGCGGCGGTGGTGGCCTCACGGGCGACGTGCCCAGCGTGTGCCTGGACGGCAGCCTGGCCTGCAAGCACCTGCCCTGCTGCGGGAAGCTCCACTTCCGGTCGTGCCCCGGCACCGCGCACAAGCTGTACCCGTTCCCGGCTCTGCAGGGCTGCACCTCGGCCACCTATTTCCCTTGTTCCGATTTCACAAGCGGGGTGCCCGGGCGTTTGGAGGAGCACCTCTCACCGTCGGAGCTCGCGCCTCACTTGTGCACCAGCTCCCTGCACCTAAATGTGGTCCCCCCGGTCTGTTTGAAGGGCTCCCTGTACTGTGAAGACTGTCTCAACAAG CCGGCAAGAAATAATATCATCGATGCTGCTAAAGTATGGCCAAATATACCACCTCCAAATACTCAGACGGCGCCTGTCCCTCTGTGCAATGGCTGTGGAACCAAGGGGGCTGGCAAGGAGACGGCGTTGCTCTTGGCAACCAGTCTAGGCAAAGCTGCTTCGAAATTTG GGTCACCGGAAGTGGCACTTAGCGGACAGGTGCTAGAAAACTTGCCCCCCATTGGCGTTTTCTGGGATATTGAGAACTGCTCGGTCCCCACTGGTCGCTCGGCTACTGCGGTTGTGCAGAGGATCCGTGAGAAGTGTTTCAGAGGCCACCGAGAAGCAGAATTCATCTGTGTGTGCGACATCAGTAAAGAGAACAAAGAAGTGATTCAGGAACTGAACAACTGTCAG GTGACTGTGGCTCACATCAACGCTACGGCAAAGAACGCGGCCGACGACAAACTGCGCCAGAGTCTGCGAAGGTTCGCGAATACACACACTGCTCCGGCCACCGTGGTCCTTGTATCAA CTGATGTGAATTTCGCGCTGGAGCTCAGCGACCTGAGACACAGACACGGCTTCCACATCGTTCTGGTCCACAAGAACCAGGCCTCGGAGGCCCTGCTGCACCACGCCAACGAGCTCATCCGCTTCGAAGAGTTCATCTCCGACCTGCCCCCCAGGTTACCGCTGAAAGTGCCG CAGTGCCACACCCTGCTCTATGTTTATAACCTCCCAGCACACAAGGACGGCAAGAGCGTCGGCAACCGGCTCCGGCGCCTGTCGGACAACTGCGGCGGCAAGGTGCTGAGCATCAGCGGCTGCAGCGCGGTGCTGCGCTTCCTGACCCAGGACAGCGCCGAGCGGGCCCAGAAGCGCATGGAGAACGAGGACGTCTTCGGGAACCGGATCGTCGTGTCCTTCACCCCCCAAAACAGGGACCTCTGCGAGGCGAAGGGCTCCGGGCCCCTCGGCGACAAAGCGAAGTCTCCCAGGAAGCAGAAGGGCACGAAGCTCTGCCTGCTCAGGGACGCGGGCGAGCCGGCGCCCGGCGCCAGAGCCGCGCCGGGGAAGGGGGTGCCCGCCGGCCTGGGCCCGGCCGCGAAGACCCTCCACGTCAAGAGTCTGCAG GAGCTGTGCCACCTGGAGCCAAAGATGGGCGCGAGGAGCAGCGAGCCCCAGCCGGGCCACCTGCGGCTGGTCGCCCCCGCTCACAGAAGTGCAAgtgccgcccccgcgcccgcgccgaaAGCCTCGGGGCTGGCCGAGCCCGTTCCCAAAGCCAACCCGAA GAAAGAGAACCCCAGCCGGAGTGCCGCTGCCTCCCCCGTGGAGAGGCAGGAGCGGGAGGAGAGTCTGTTCCAAGTGAGCTACCCCTCTGCCTTCAGCAAGCTCATGGCGTCCCGCCAGGCGGGGCCTCTCCACGCGCCGCAGGCCTGGTCTCG GAGCGTGTCTCCGAGCCTCTTGAACAGGGCGTCCCCGCTGGCCTTCAACGTGGCAGGCTCGAGCGGCAGTGGCGGTGGTGGCGGCGGTGACTGCCCCGACCCGTTTGTGAACGGGGCTGACGTCCAGGTCAGCAACCTGGACTACCGGCTGTCTCGGAAGGAGCTGCAGCAGCTGCTGCTCGAGGCCTTCTCCCGGCACGGCAAG GTGAGGGCTGTGGAGCTGAGCCCCCACACGGACTACCAGCTCCGGGCCACGGTGCAGATGGAGAGTTTGCAAGAAGCAATTAGTGCCGTGAATAGCCTCCACAGACACAAGGTTGGCAGCAAGAAGATCCTGGTCTCGCTGGCTACTGGAACCGCTAATAAGTCACTCTCTTTACTGAG CGCAGAAGCCATGTCCATTCTTCAGGATGCTCCTGCCTGCTGTCTGCCCCTTTTTAAGTTTACGGATATCTATGAAAAGAA GTTCGGCCACAAGCTGAACGTGTCGGATCTGTACAAGCTGACGGACACGGTGGCCGTCCGCGACCAGGGCGGCGGCCGGCTGGTGTGTCTCCTGCCCAGCAGCCAGGCCCGCCAGAGCCCCCTGGGCTCCTCCCAGTCGCACGACGGCTCCTCCGCCAACTGCAGCCCCATCATCTTCGAGGAGCTCGAGTACCACGAGCCCGTCTGCAGGCAGCACTGTGCCGACCCGGATTTCAG TGAACATGAGTTTGACCCGGACTCGTACAAGATTCCGTTCGTGATCCTGTCTCTGAAGACGTTTGCTCCGCAGGTGCACAGCCTCCTGCAGACACACGAGGGCACGGTGCCCTTGCTGAG cTTCCTCGATTGCTACGCCTCCGAGTTCGGGGAACTGGACGTGGTGCAGGAGAGCCAAGGGGGTGTCCCCTTGGAGCACTTCATCACCTGTGTTCCGGGGGTGAACGTCGCCACCGCCCAGAACGGTGTCAAGGTGGTGAAGTGGGTGCACAACAGGCCGCCGCCCCCCAGCTCAG ACCCGTGGCTTCTGCGGTCCAAGAGCCCCGTGGGGAACCCCCAGCTGATCCAGTTCAGCAGGGAGGTGATCGACCTGCTGAAGAGCCAGCCCTCCTGCCTCACCCCCATCAGCAGCTTCATCCCCGCCTACCACCATCACTTCGCCAAGCAGTGCCGGGTGTCCGACTACGGCTACTCCaagctcatcgagttgctcgaggcGGTGCCGCACGTGCTGCAG GTCCTGGGGATGGGCTCCAGGCGCCTGCTGACGCTGACGCACAGGGCCCAGGTGAAGCGCTTCACTCAGGACCTGCTCAAGCTCCTCAAGTCCCAAGCCAGCAAGCAGGTCGTCGTGAGAGAGTTCTCGCAGGCTTACCACTG GTGTTTCTCCAAGGACTGGGACGTCACCGAGTACGGGGTGTGTGAGCTGACAGACATCATCTCGGAGATCCCGGACACCACCATCTGCTTATCGCAGCAGGACAGTGAGACGGTGATCTGCATCCCCAAAAGGG AGCGGACTCAGGACGAGATCGAGAGGACGCGGCAGTTCTCCAAGGACGTGGTGGACCTGCTCCGGCACCAGCCGCACTTCCGGATGCCCTTTAACAAGTTCAttccctcctaccaccaccacTTTGGCCGCCAGTGCAAACTCGCCTACTACGGGTTCACCAAGCTCCTGGAACTTTTTGAAGCCATACCTGATGTTTtacaa GTGCTGGAGTGCGGCGAGGAGAAGACGCTGGCGCTGACGGAGGGGGAGCGGTTCAAAGCTCTCGCCGCCCAGCTTGTCAAGCTCCTCCGCTCCCAGAAGGACAACTGCCTGCTGATGTCCGACCTGCTGGCGGAGTACGCCAAGACCTTCGGGTACACCTTCCGCCTCCAGGACTACGACGTCAGCTCCGTCTCGGCCCTGATGCAGAAGCTGTGCCACGTGGTCAAG GTCACCGACGTGGAGGCGGGCAAGCAGGTCCAGCTCATCAGCCGCAAGTCCCTCCGAGCCCTCACGGCGCAGCTGCTGGTGCTGCTGATGTCGCGGGAAGGAGACTCGGCGCCGTCGGTCAGGGAGCTGCGTGGGCAGTACGAGGCCGCCCACGGCGCCCCGCTCAACCCCTGCGAGTACGGCTTCCTCTCGCTGGCCGAGCTGCTGCGGAGCCTGCCCTACCTGGTGGAG GTATTCACGGACGACAGGGCCGAGGAGTGCGTGCGGCTCACGAGCCTGTACGTGTTCGCCAAGAATGTGCGCGCCTTGCTGCAGACGTACCACTACCAGCAGCTGTTCCTGCACGAGTTCCCCACGGCCTACGCCAAGTACGCGGGGGAGGCGCTGCTCCCACAGGCCTATGGCCACGGCAGCGTGGAGGAGCTCCTGGGCGCCATCCCGcag GTGGTGTGGATCAAGGGGCACGGTCACAAGAGGATCGTGGTGTTGAAAAACGACATGAAAG GCCGCGTGagctcccagggcccctcccccgccgaCCACGAAGGCAGGCCCTCGGCCCCGCCGCGGATCCTGGAGGGGCCCGAGTTCCAGCTGGCGGTGGAGAGCGATG AGCACCCACTCCCCGACCACCAGCTGCTCCGCCTGACCGACAACTCCCCGGTGGACCTCCTGTGCGCCCCCGTCCCCTCGACCCTGCCGTCCCCCCAGCTGAGACCCGACCCTGTCATCCTGCAGCCCGCCGACCTCATCCAGTTTGAGGACCACGCTCAGGAGCCCGATG AGACGCTGGTGTGGAGCGAGGGCGAGCCAGGCGAGACGCCAGCGCCCACCAAGAACGAGGACCTGCCTCCCACCGGCGGCCCCCCCAGCGCCTCGGAGCCCGCTGCGGCGCCCCCCAGCAAGGGGCaggcccagagccccgccaggaagcCCCGCCACCGCGTGCGGCTGGCTGCCAACTTCTCCCTCGCCCCCGTCACCAAGCTCTGA
- the MARF1 gene encoding meiosis regulator and mRNA stability factor 1 isoform X2, with product MMEGNAAESPCSRTLGWLQRDGDAKPWLWKFSNCFSGPEQALPLSPQTEDYMENKKVAVELKDVPSPLRAGTKLFPAVPLPDTHSLQQPKLQLASVPRVSCCAHCASEPSTSPLRFGGGGGAGGGGEGSGGLVRAGSLLDAQSTRTITCQVGAGSAFPAAPPLQSASVRNGGGGGGGLTGDVPSVCLDGSLACKHLPCCGKLHFRSCPGTAHKLYPFPALQGCTSATYFPCSDFTSGVPGRLEEHLSPSELAPHLCTSSLHLNVVPPVCLKGSLYCEDCLNKPARNNIIDAAKVWPNIPPPNTQTAPVPLCNGCGTKGAGKETALLLATSLGKAASKFGSPEVALSGQVLENLPPIGVFWDIENCSVPTGRSATAVVQRIREKCFRGHREAEFICVCDISKENKEVIQELNNCQVTVAHINATAKNAADDKLRQSLRRFANTHTAPATVVLVSTDVNFALELSDLRHRHGFHIVLVHKNQASEALLHHANELIRFEEFISDLPPRLPLKVPCHTLLYVYNLPAHKDGKSVGNRLRRLSDNCGGKVLSISGCSAVLRFLTQDSAERAQKRMENEDVFGNRIVVSFTPQNRDLCEAKGSGPLGDKAKSPRKQKGTKLCLLRDAGEPAPGARAAPGKGVPAGLGPAAKTLHVKSLQELCHLEPKMGARSSEPQPGHLRLVAPAHRSASAAPAPAPKASGLAEPVPKANPKKENPSRSAAASPVERQEREESLFQVSYPSAFSKLMASRQAGPLHAPQAWSRSVSPSLLNRASPLAFNVAGSSGSGGGGGGDCPDPFVNGADVQVSNLDYRLSRKELQQLLLEAFSRHGKVRAVELSPHTDYQLRATVQMESLQEAISAVNSLHRHKVGSKKILVSLATGTANKSLSLLSAEAMSILQDAPACCLPLFKFTDIYEKKFGHKLNVSDLYKLTDTVAVRDQGGGRLVCLLPSSQARQSPLGSSQSHDGSSANCSPIIFEELEYHEPVCRQHCADPDFSEHEFDPDSYKIPFVILSLKTFAPQVHSLLQTHEGTVPLLSFLDCYASEFGELDVVQESQGGVPLEHFITCVPGVNVATAQNGVKVVKWVHNRPPPPSSDPWLLRSKSPVGNPQLIQFSREVIDLLKSQPSCLTPISSFIPAYHHHFAKQCRVSDYGYSKLIELLEAVPHVLQVLGMGSRRLLTLTHRAQVKRFTQDLLKLLKSQASKQVVVREFSQAYHWCFSKDWDVTEYGVCELTDIISEIPDTTICLSQQDSETVICIPKRERTQDEIERTRQFSKDVVDLLRHQPHFRMPFNKFIPSYHHHFGRQCKLAYYGFTKLLELFEAIPDVLQVLECGEEKTLALTEGERFKALAAQLVKLLRSQKDNCLLMSDLLAEYAKTFGYTFRLQDYDVSSVSALMQKLCHVVKVTDVEAGKQVQLISRKSLRALTAQLLVLLMSREGDSAPSVRELRGQYEAAHGAPLNPCEYGFLSLAELLRSLPYLVEVFTDDRAEECVRLTSLYVFAKNVRALLQTYHYQQLFLHEFPTAYAKYAGEALLPQAYGHGSVEELLGAIPQVVWIKGHGHKRIVVLKNDMKGRVSSQGPSPADHEGRPSAPPRILEGPEFQLAVESDEHPLPDHQLLRLTDNSPVDLLCAPVPSTLPSPQLRPDPVILQPADLIQFEDHAQEPDETLVWSEGEPGETPAPTKNEDLPPTGGPPSASEPAAAPPSKGQAQSPARKPRHRVRLAANFSLAPVTKL from the exons ATGATGGAAGGGAACGCAGCTGAGAGCCCCTGCAGCAGAACGCTTGGATGGCTTCAACGAGACGGTGACGCTAAGCCATGGCTTTGGAAATTCTCTAATTGCTTTTCTGGTCCTGAGCAGGCATTGCCACTTAGTCCCCAAAcg GAAGATTACATGGAGAACAAGAAAGTCGCGGTGGAGCTCAAGGATGTCCCGTCTCCCCTTCGTGCCGGCACCAAGCTCTTCCCAGCGGTCCCGCTTCCAGATACTCACTCCCTTCAGCAACCTAAGCTCCAGCTGGCCTCAGTGCCCAGAGTAAGCTGCTGCGCCCACTGTGCCAGTGAGCCCTCCACCTCGCCCCTGCGttttggtggtggcggtggtgccGGCGGCGGCGGTGAAGGTTCCGGGGGCTTGGTTCGCGCAGGCAGCCTGTTAGATGCGCAGAGCACCAGGACGATCACGTGTCAGGTCGGGGCCGGCTCGGCTTTCCCGGCGGCGCCCCCGCTGCAGAGCGCCTCGGTGCGGAACGGTGGTGGCGGCGGTGGTGGCCTCACGGGCGACGTGCCCAGCGTGTGCCTGGACGGCAGCCTGGCCTGCAAGCACCTGCCCTGCTGCGGGAAGCTCCACTTCCGGTCGTGCCCCGGCACCGCGCACAAGCTGTACCCGTTCCCGGCTCTGCAGGGCTGCACCTCGGCCACCTATTTCCCTTGTTCCGATTTCACAAGCGGGGTGCCCGGGCGTTTGGAGGAGCACCTCTCACCGTCGGAGCTCGCGCCTCACTTGTGCACCAGCTCCCTGCACCTAAATGTGGTCCCCCCGGTCTGTTTGAAGGGCTCCCTGTACTGTGAAGACTGTCTCAACAAG CCGGCAAGAAATAATATCATCGATGCTGCTAAAGTATGGCCAAATATACCACCTCCAAATACTCAGACGGCGCCTGTCCCTCTGTGCAATGGCTGTGGAACCAAGGGGGCTGGCAAGGAGACGGCGTTGCTCTTGGCAACCAGTCTAGGCAAAGCTGCTTCGAAATTTG GGTCACCGGAAGTGGCACTTAGCGGACAGGTGCTAGAAAACTTGCCCCCCATTGGCGTTTTCTGGGATATTGAGAACTGCTCGGTCCCCACTGGTCGCTCGGCTACTGCGGTTGTGCAGAGGATCCGTGAGAAGTGTTTCAGAGGCCACCGAGAAGCAGAATTCATCTGTGTGTGCGACATCAGTAAAGAGAACAAAGAAGTGATTCAGGAACTGAACAACTGTCAG GTGACTGTGGCTCACATCAACGCTACGGCAAAGAACGCGGCCGACGACAAACTGCGCCAGAGTCTGCGAAGGTTCGCGAATACACACACTGCTCCGGCCACCGTGGTCCTTGTATCAA CTGATGTGAATTTCGCGCTGGAGCTCAGCGACCTGAGACACAGACACGGCTTCCACATCGTTCTGGTCCACAAGAACCAGGCCTCGGAGGCCCTGCTGCACCACGCCAACGAGCTCATCCGCTTCGAAGAGTTCATCTCCGACCTGCCCCCCAGGTTACCGCTGAAAGTGCCG TGCCACACCCTGCTCTATGTTTATAACCTCCCAGCACACAAGGACGGCAAGAGCGTCGGCAACCGGCTCCGGCGCCTGTCGGACAACTGCGGCGGCAAGGTGCTGAGCATCAGCGGCTGCAGCGCGGTGCTGCGCTTCCTGACCCAGGACAGCGCCGAGCGGGCCCAGAAGCGCATGGAGAACGAGGACGTCTTCGGGAACCGGATCGTCGTGTCCTTCACCCCCCAAAACAGGGACCTCTGCGAGGCGAAGGGCTCCGGGCCCCTCGGCGACAAAGCGAAGTCTCCCAGGAAGCAGAAGGGCACGAAGCTCTGCCTGCTCAGGGACGCGGGCGAGCCGGCGCCCGGCGCCAGAGCCGCGCCGGGGAAGGGGGTGCCCGCCGGCCTGGGCCCGGCCGCGAAGACCCTCCACGTCAAGAGTCTGCAG GAGCTGTGCCACCTGGAGCCAAAGATGGGCGCGAGGAGCAGCGAGCCCCAGCCGGGCCACCTGCGGCTGGTCGCCCCCGCTCACAGAAGTGCAAgtgccgcccccgcgcccgcgccgaaAGCCTCGGGGCTGGCCGAGCCCGTTCCCAAAGCCAACCCGAA GAAAGAGAACCCCAGCCGGAGTGCCGCTGCCTCCCCCGTGGAGAGGCAGGAGCGGGAGGAGAGTCTGTTCCAAGTGAGCTACCCCTCTGCCTTCAGCAAGCTCATGGCGTCCCGCCAGGCGGGGCCTCTCCACGCGCCGCAGGCCTGGTCTCG GAGCGTGTCTCCGAGCCTCTTGAACAGGGCGTCCCCGCTGGCCTTCAACGTGGCAGGCTCGAGCGGCAGTGGCGGTGGTGGCGGCGGTGACTGCCCCGACCCGTTTGTGAACGGGGCTGACGTCCAGGTCAGCAACCTGGACTACCGGCTGTCTCGGAAGGAGCTGCAGCAGCTGCTGCTCGAGGCCTTCTCCCGGCACGGCAAG GTGAGGGCTGTGGAGCTGAGCCCCCACACGGACTACCAGCTCCGGGCCACGGTGCAGATGGAGAGTTTGCAAGAAGCAATTAGTGCCGTGAATAGCCTCCACAGACACAAGGTTGGCAGCAAGAAGATCCTGGTCTCGCTGGCTACTGGAACCGCTAATAAGTCACTCTCTTTACTGAG CGCAGAAGCCATGTCCATTCTTCAGGATGCTCCTGCCTGCTGTCTGCCCCTTTTTAAGTTTACGGATATCTATGAAAAGAA GTTCGGCCACAAGCTGAACGTGTCGGATCTGTACAAGCTGACGGACACGGTGGCCGTCCGCGACCAGGGCGGCGGCCGGCTGGTGTGTCTCCTGCCCAGCAGCCAGGCCCGCCAGAGCCCCCTGGGCTCCTCCCAGTCGCACGACGGCTCCTCCGCCAACTGCAGCCCCATCATCTTCGAGGAGCTCGAGTACCACGAGCCCGTCTGCAGGCAGCACTGTGCCGACCCGGATTTCAG TGAACATGAGTTTGACCCGGACTCGTACAAGATTCCGTTCGTGATCCTGTCTCTGAAGACGTTTGCTCCGCAGGTGCACAGCCTCCTGCAGACACACGAGGGCACGGTGCCCTTGCTGAG cTTCCTCGATTGCTACGCCTCCGAGTTCGGGGAACTGGACGTGGTGCAGGAGAGCCAAGGGGGTGTCCCCTTGGAGCACTTCATCACCTGTGTTCCGGGGGTGAACGTCGCCACCGCCCAGAACGGTGTCAAGGTGGTGAAGTGGGTGCACAACAGGCCGCCGCCCCCCAGCTCAG ACCCGTGGCTTCTGCGGTCCAAGAGCCCCGTGGGGAACCCCCAGCTGATCCAGTTCAGCAGGGAGGTGATCGACCTGCTGAAGAGCCAGCCCTCCTGCCTCACCCCCATCAGCAGCTTCATCCCCGCCTACCACCATCACTTCGCCAAGCAGTGCCGGGTGTCCGACTACGGCTACTCCaagctcatcgagttgctcgaggcGGTGCCGCACGTGCTGCAG GTCCTGGGGATGGGCTCCAGGCGCCTGCTGACGCTGACGCACAGGGCCCAGGTGAAGCGCTTCACTCAGGACCTGCTCAAGCTCCTCAAGTCCCAAGCCAGCAAGCAGGTCGTCGTGAGAGAGTTCTCGCAGGCTTACCACTG GTGTTTCTCCAAGGACTGGGACGTCACCGAGTACGGGGTGTGTGAGCTGACAGACATCATCTCGGAGATCCCGGACACCACCATCTGCTTATCGCAGCAGGACAGTGAGACGGTGATCTGCATCCCCAAAAGGG AGCGGACTCAGGACGAGATCGAGAGGACGCGGCAGTTCTCCAAGGACGTGGTGGACCTGCTCCGGCACCAGCCGCACTTCCGGATGCCCTTTAACAAGTTCAttccctcctaccaccaccacTTTGGCCGCCAGTGCAAACTCGCCTACTACGGGTTCACCAAGCTCCTGGAACTTTTTGAAGCCATACCTGATGTTTtacaa GTGCTGGAGTGCGGCGAGGAGAAGACGCTGGCGCTGACGGAGGGGGAGCGGTTCAAAGCTCTCGCCGCCCAGCTTGTCAAGCTCCTCCGCTCCCAGAAGGACAACTGCCTGCTGATGTCCGACCTGCTGGCGGAGTACGCCAAGACCTTCGGGTACACCTTCCGCCTCCAGGACTACGACGTCAGCTCCGTCTCGGCCCTGATGCAGAAGCTGTGCCACGTGGTCAAG GTCACCGACGTGGAGGCGGGCAAGCAGGTCCAGCTCATCAGCCGCAAGTCCCTCCGAGCCCTCACGGCGCAGCTGCTGGTGCTGCTGATGTCGCGGGAAGGAGACTCGGCGCCGTCGGTCAGGGAGCTGCGTGGGCAGTACGAGGCCGCCCACGGCGCCCCGCTCAACCCCTGCGAGTACGGCTTCCTCTCGCTGGCCGAGCTGCTGCGGAGCCTGCCCTACCTGGTGGAG GTATTCACGGACGACAGGGCCGAGGAGTGCGTGCGGCTCACGAGCCTGTACGTGTTCGCCAAGAATGTGCGCGCCTTGCTGCAGACGTACCACTACCAGCAGCTGTTCCTGCACGAGTTCCCCACGGCCTACGCCAAGTACGCGGGGGAGGCGCTGCTCCCACAGGCCTATGGCCACGGCAGCGTGGAGGAGCTCCTGGGCGCCATCCCGcag GTGGTGTGGATCAAGGGGCACGGTCACAAGAGGATCGTGGTGTTGAAAAACGACATGAAAG GCCGCGTGagctcccagggcccctcccccgccgaCCACGAAGGCAGGCCCTCGGCCCCGCCGCGGATCCTGGAGGGGCCCGAGTTCCAGCTGGCGGTGGAGAGCGATG AGCACCCACTCCCCGACCACCAGCTGCTCCGCCTGACCGACAACTCCCCGGTGGACCTCCTGTGCGCCCCCGTCCCCTCGACCCTGCCGTCCCCCCAGCTGAGACCCGACCCTGTCATCCTGCAGCCCGCCGACCTCATCCAGTTTGAGGACCACGCTCAGGAGCCCGATG AGACGCTGGTGTGGAGCGAGGGCGAGCCAGGCGAGACGCCAGCGCCCACCAAGAACGAGGACCTGCCTCCCACCGGCGGCCCCCCCAGCGCCTCGGAGCCCGCTGCGGCGCCCCCCAGCAAGGGGCaggcccagagccccgccaggaagcCCCGCCACCGCGTGCGGCTGGCTGCCAACTTCTCCCTCGCCCCCGTCACCAAGCTCTGA